A single Macaca mulatta isolate MMU2019108-1 chromosome 15, T2T-MMU8v2.0, whole genome shotgun sequence DNA region contains:
- the TOR2A gene encoding prosalusin isoform X2 — protein sequence MDKMPPGLMEVLRPFLGSSWVVYGTNYRKAIFIFISNTGGEQINQVALEAWRSRRDREEILLQELEPVISRAVLDNPHHGFSHSGIMEERLLDAVVPFLPLQRHHVRHCVLNELAQLGLEPRDEVVQAVLDSTTFFPEDEQLFSSNGCKTVASRISFFL from the exons ATGGACAAGATGCCCCCAGGCCTGATGGAAGTCCTGCGGCCTTTCCTGGGCTCCTCCTGGGTTGTATATGGGACCAACTATCGCAAAGCCATCTTCATCTTCATCAG CAACACGGGTGGCGAGCAGATCAACCAGGTGGCACTGGAGGCGTGGCGCAGCCGCCGGGACCGCGAGGAGATCCTCCTGCAGGAGCTGGAGCCAGTCATCTCCCGCGCCGTGCTGGATAACCCACACC ATGGCTTCTCACACTCGGGCATCATGGAAGAGCGCCTCCTAGACGCAGTGGTGCCCTTCCTCCCACTGCAGCGGCACCATGTCCGGCACTGCGTGCTCAACGAGCTGGCCCAGCTGGGCCTGGAGCCGAGGGATGAGGTTGTCCAGGCTGTGCTGGACAGCACCACCTTCTTCCCTGAGGACGAGCAGCTCTTCTCCTCCAATGGCTGCAAGACCGTGGCCTCTCGAATCTCCTTCTTTCTCTGA
- the SH2D3C gene encoding SH2 domain-containing protein 3C isoform X13, with protein sequence MKRRSVTMTDGLTADKVTRSDGCPTSTSLPRPRDSIRSCALSMDQIPDLHSPMSPISESPSSPAYSTVTRVHAAPAAPSATALPASPVTRRSSEPQLCPGSAPKTHGESDKGPHTSPSHTLCKTSPSPSLSSYSDPDSGHYCQLQPPVRGSREWAAAEASSRQARSYGEKLKELSENGAPEEDWGKTFTVPIVEVTSSFNPATFQSLLIPRDNRPLEVGLLRKVKELLAEVDARTLARHVTKVDCLVARILGVTKEMQTLMGVRWGMELLTLPHGRQLRLDLLERFHTMSIMLAVDILGCTGSAEERAALLHKTIQLAAELRGTMGNMFSFAAVMGALDMAQISRLEQTWVALRQRHTEGAILYEKKLKPFLKSLNEGKEGPPLSNTTFPHVLPLITLLECDSAPPEGPEPWGSTEHGVEVVLAHLEAARTVAHHGGLYNTNAEVKLQGFQARPELLEVFSTEFQMRLLWGSQGASSSQARRYEKFDKVLTALSHKLEPAVRSSEL encoded by the exons TACGTCGCTGCCCCGCCCTCGGGACTCCATCCGCAGCTGTGCCCTCAGCATGGACCAGATCCCGGACCTGCACTCACCCATGTCGCCCATCTCCGAGAGCCCTAGCTCCCCTGCCTACAGCACTG tAACCCGTGTCCATGCCGCCCCTGCAGCCCCTTCTGCCACAGCACTGCCTGCCTCCCCTGTCACCCGCCGTTCCAGTGAGCCCCAGCTGTGTCCCGGAAGTGCCCCAAAGACCCATGGGGAGTCAGACAAGGGCCCCCACACCAGCCCCTCCCACACCCTCTGCAAGACCTCCCCGTCACCGTCACTCAGCAGCTACAGTGACCCGGACTCTGGCCACTACTGCCAGCTCCAGCCTCCCGTGCGTGGCAGCCGAGAGTGGGCAGCAGCTGAGGCCTCCAGCCGGCAGGCCAGGAGCTATGGGGAGAAGCTAAAGGAACTGTCAGAAAATGGGGCCCCCGAGGAGGACTGGGGCAAGACCTTCACCGTCCCCATCGTGGAAGTCACTTCTTCCTTCAACCCGGCCACCTTCCAGTCACTACTGATCCCCAGGGATAACCGACCGCTGGAGGTGGGCCTTCTGCGCAAGGTCAAGGAGCTGCTGGCAGAGGTGGATGCCCGGACACTGGCCCGGCATGTCACCAAGGTGGACTGCCTG GTTGCTAGGATACTGGGCGTTACCAAGGAGATGCAGACCCTAATGGGAGTCCGCTGGGGCATGGAACTGCTCACCCTCCCCCATGGCCGGCAACTACGCCTAGACCTGCTGGAAAG GTTCCACACCATGTCCATCATGCTGGCCGTGGACATCCTGGGCTGCACTGGCTCTGCGGAGGAGCGGGCAGCACTGCTGCACAAGACCATTCAGCTGGCGGCAGAGCTGCGGGGGACTATGGGCAACATGTTCAGCTTCGCGGCGGTCATGGGTGCCCTGGACATGGCCCAG ATTTCTCGACTGGAGCAGACATGGGTGGCCCTGCGGCAGCGACACACGGAGGGTGCCATCCTGTACGAGAAGAAGCTCAAGCCTTTTCTCAAGAGCCTCAACGAGGGCAAAG AAGGCCCGCCGCTGAGCAACACCACGTTTCCTCATGTGCTGCCCCTCATCACCCTGCTGGAGTGTGACTCGGCCCCACCTGAGGGCCCTGAGCCCTGGGGCAGCACGGAGCATGGCGTGGAGGTGGTGCTGGCCCACCTGGAGGCTGCCCGGACAGTGGCACACCACGGAGGCCTGTACAACACCAATGCTGAGGTCAAGCTGCAGG GGTTCCAGGCCCGGCCGGAGCTCCTGGAGGTATTCAGCACGGAGTTCCAGATGCGCCTCCTCTGGGGCAGTCAGGGTGCCAGCAGCAGTCAGGCCCGGCGCTATGAGAAGTTCGACAAGGTCCTCACTGCCCTGTCCCACAAGCTGGAGCCTGCCGTCCGCTCCAGCGAGCTGTGA
- the TOR2A gene encoding prosalusin precursor, whose translation MAAVTRSCRPWGSLLGLFGLVSAAAAAWDLASLRCNLGAFCECDFRPDLPGLECDLAQHLAGQHLAKALVVKALKAFVRDPAPTKPLVLSLHGWTGTGKSYVSSLLAHYLFQGGLRSPRVHHFSPVIHFPHPSHVERYKKDLKSWVQGNLTACGRSLFLFDEMDKMPPGLMEVLRPFLGSSWVVYGTNYRKAIFIFISNTGGEQINQVALEAWRSRRDREEILLQELEPVISRAVLDNPHHGFSHSGIMEERLLDAVVPFLPLQRHHVRHCVLNELAQLGLEPRDEVVQAVLDSTTFFPEDEQLFSSNGCKTVASRISFFL comes from the exons ATGGCGGCTGTGACGCGCAGCTGCCGGCCCTGGGGCTCGCTCCTCGGGCTGTTCGGGCTGGTctcggccgcggccgccgcctgGGACCTGGCTTCCCTGCGCTGCAACTTGGGCGCCTTTTGCGAATGCGACTTCCGGCCCGACTTGCCGG GTCTGGAGTGTGACCTCGCTCAGCACCTGGCCGGCCAGCATCTGGCCAAGGCGCTGGTGGTGAAGGCGCTGAAGGCCTTTGTGCGCGACCCTGCCCCCACCAAGCCGCTGGTCCTCTCCCTGCACGGCTGGACCGGCACCGGCAAATCCTATGTCAGCTCCCTGCTGGCGCACTACCTCTTCCAGGGCGGCCTCCGCAGCCCACGCGTGCACCACTTTTCTCCCGTCAtccacttcccccaccccagccacgTCGAGCGCTACAAG AAGGATCTTAAGAGCTGGGTCCAAGGGAACCTCACTGCCTGCGGCCGCTCCCTCTTCCTCTTCGATGAGATGGACAAGATGCCCCCAGGCCTGATGGAAGTCCTGCGGCCTTTCCTGGGCTCCTCCTGGGTTGTATATGGGACCAACTATCGCAAAGCCATCTTCATCTTCATCAG CAACACGGGTGGCGAGCAGATCAACCAGGTGGCACTGGAGGCGTGGCGCAGCCGCCGGGACCGCGAGGAGATCCTCCTGCAGGAGCTGGAGCCAGTCATCTCCCGCGCCGTGCTGGATAACCCACACC ATGGCTTCTCACACTCGGGCATCATGGAAGAGCGCCTCCTAGACGCAGTGGTGCCCTTCCTCCCACTGCAGCGGCACCATGTCCGGCACTGCGTGCTCAACGAGCTGGCCCAGCTGGGCCTGGAGCCGAGGGATGAGGTTGTCCAGGCTGTGCTGGACAGCACCACCTTCTTCCCTGAGGACGAGCAGCTCTTCTCCTCCAATGGCTGCAAGACCGTGGCCTCTCGAATCTCCTTCTTTCTCTGA
- the TOR2A gene encoding prosalusin isoform X1, which produces MAAVTRSCRPWGSLLGLFGLVSAAAAAWDLASLRCNLGAFCECDFRPDLPGLECDLAQHLAGQHLAKALVVKALKAFVRDPAPTKPLVLSLHGWTGTGKSYVSSLLAHYLFQGGLRSPRVHHFSPVIHFPHPSHVERYKKDLKSWVQGNLTACGRSLFLFDEMDKMPPGLMEVLRPFLGSSWVVYGTNYRKAIFIFIRWLLTLGHHGRAPPRRSGALPPTAAAPCPALRAQRAGPAGPGAEG; this is translated from the exons ATGGCGGCTGTGACGCGCAGCTGCCGGCCCTGGGGCTCGCTCCTCGGGCTGTTCGGGCTGGTctcggccgcggccgccgcctgGGACCTGGCTTCCCTGCGCTGCAACTTGGGCGCCTTTTGCGAATGCGACTTCCGGCCCGACTTGCCGG GTCTGGAGTGTGACCTCGCTCAGCACCTGGCCGGCCAGCATCTGGCCAAGGCGCTGGTGGTGAAGGCGCTGAAGGCCTTTGTGCGCGACCCTGCCCCCACCAAGCCGCTGGTCCTCTCCCTGCACGGCTGGACCGGCACCGGCAAATCCTATGTCAGCTCCCTGCTGGCGCACTACCTCTTCCAGGGCGGCCTCCGCAGCCCACGCGTGCACCACTTTTCTCCCGTCAtccacttcccccaccccagccacgTCGAGCGCTACAAG AAGGATCTTAAGAGCTGGGTCCAAGGGAACCTCACTGCCTGCGGCCGCTCCCTCTTCCTCTTCGATGAGATGGACAAGATGCCCCCAGGCCTGATGGAAGTCCTGCGGCCTTTCCTGGGCTCCTCCTGGGTTGTATATGGGACCAACTATCGCAAAGCCATCTTCATCTTCATCAG ATGGCTTCTCACACTCGGGCATCATGGAAGAGCGCCTCCTAGACGCAGTGGTGCCCTTCCTCCCACTGCAGCGGCACCATGTCCGGCACTGCGTGCTCAACGAGCTGGCCCAGCTGGGCCTGGAGCCGAGGGATGA
- the TOR2A gene encoding prosalusin isoform X3 produces the protein MDKMPPGLMEVLRPFLGSSWVVYGTNYRKAIFIFIRWLLTLGHHGRAPPRRSGALPPTAAAPCPALRAQRAGPAGPGAEG, from the exons ATGGACAAGATGCCCCCAGGCCTGATGGAAGTCCTGCGGCCTTTCCTGGGCTCCTCCTGGGTTGTATATGGGACCAACTATCGCAAAGCCATCTTCATCTTCATCAG ATGGCTTCTCACACTCGGGCATCATGGAAGAGCGCCTCCTAGACGCAGTGGTGCCCTTCCTCCCACTGCAGCGGCACCATGTCCGGCACTGCGTGCTCAACGAGCTGGCCCAGCTGGGCCTGGAGCCGAGGGATGA